One region of Vigna angularis cultivar LongXiaoDou No.4 chromosome 10, ASM1680809v1, whole genome shotgun sequence genomic DNA includes:
- the LOC108335058 gene encoding uncharacterized protein LOC108335058: MENVCDVNHLDADVLLPPRKRLLAGLKKQSSDGDAAASPSRVVASCATVSKAVSSSPSSYSVEFEARLKNLLSSHPTNPNLTPEEVVEASKTEAVAAVKAAKAARAAAEVKAEIAAKAVAAAKRALDLIASFSEEAMGSKERNPKKSKLKKHLPVHFLYKKYQQIENCGTDEELARKLHRAMNSSPRISKNSPNSDSRGRKYKKPKNFSSFEMTEVSDSHMVTGQDLLSMNNGHAVVSKVDSEGSVQEACSSKEDKKGFRNDGSSQVEVIDNGEAESSTKEKKSEDLSSVGKKRGRVKLKKLPLSICTSKDRAQPKEGVRARSAPLTEMNAGNHVGNKALFPMESSADRVMPIEATSTCKCQEFKTPACIKQSKAVQS, translated from the coding sequence ATGGAGAATGTGTGTGATGTTAATCACTTGGATGCTGATGTTCTTTTGCCTCCTCGTAAGCGTCTTCTTGCTGGATTGAAAAAACAGAGCTCGGATGGTGATGCTGCAGCATCTCCATCGCGGGTTGTTGCTTCCTGTGCTACAGTTTCCAAGGCTGTTTCCTCTTCACCTTCTTCCTATTCCGTTGAATTTGAAGCCAGGCTTAAGAATTTGTTGAGTTCTCATCCCACTAACCCTAACCTTACCCCTGAGGAGGTCGTGGAGGCTTCGAAGACTGAAGCAGTGGCTGCGGTGAAAGCTGCAAAGGCTGCTAGAGCTGCAGCTGAGGTAAAGGCCGAGATTGCCGCAAAAGCAGTTGCAGCTGCCAAGAGAGCTTTGGATTTGATTGCCTCTTTCTCCGAAGAGGCAATGGGTAGCAAGGAAAGAAATCCGAAGAAGAGCAAGCTCAAGAAGCATCTCCCAGTTCATTTCTTGTACAAAAAGTACCAACAAATTGAAAATTGTGGGACGGATGAAGAATTGGCCCGGAAGTTGCATCGGGCTATGAACAGTTCTCCAAGAATCTCAAAGAATTCTCCAAATTCAGACTCAAGAGGCAGGAAATACAAAAAACCCAAGAACTTTTCGAGCTTTGAAATGACCGAGGTTTCGGATTCCCACATGGTAACTGGACAGGATTTGTTATCTATGAACAATGGGCATGCAGTGGTGAGTAAGGTTGATTCTGAAGGCTCCGTTCAAGAAGCATGTTCAAGCAAGGAAGATAAGAAGGGATTCAGAAACGATGGATCTAGCCAAGTAGAGGTAATAGATAATGGGGAAGCAGAGTCAAGTACAAAGGAGAAAAAATCAGAAGATTTGTCTTCAGTGGGTAAGAAGAGAGGAAGGGTGAAACTAAAGAAGTTACCCTTAAGCATTTGCACTTCCAAAGACAGGGCACAGCCAAAGGAAGGTGTGAGAGCTAGAAGTGCTCCATTGACTGAAATGAATGCTGGTAATCATGTTGGCAATAAAGCTTTGTTTCCAATGGAGTCATCTGCTGACAGAGTGATGCCAATCGAGGCTACATCAACATGCAAATGCCAGGAGTTCAAGACACCTGCTTGTATCAAACAGAGTAAAGCTGTGCAATcataa